The genomic stretch ATTTCTGAAGCCGGAATATATTCTTTCTCTTCTCCGTCCAGCTTGCCGAAGCAATGAAGGAGCATACGCTTCAAATCCCTTGGACCGCCATACAGCTTGAAAAACTCCATGAGAATGACATGCCAGACTGGCGGACGCGGGGCTACAATTTCAGGATCCCTGCCGACGATGATCGTATCGGTATGATGCCTGGAATGACTCCATCTCCATGGAGTAGCGGGTCTTAGAATCATAAAGGAAGCGATTTGGTAGACGGCCTCATTCATCCATGACGTCTTGAATGCGGTGCCATGACCGCATTCGTGCCAGCGCGAATCAGCGGGTGAAGCGTAAAGCACGCCGTAAAGCGCGAAAGCGGGGAGAGCCCACCAGGTTCCCCATGAAAAATAGGCTAGAAATCCAGCAGCGGCAAGCGCACAAAACCAGATGATCGTATCCCGGATCGCTGGCCCGTCTTTTCGTTTCATAAGCTCTTTTAGCTTTGAACGGGGAATTTGGCTGGTATACCATTCCGCTGCTACCAGACCTTTTTGCTGCGCCAAATCGTTCTCAGGTCCGGTTAGGCTGTAGTCCCGTTTGTGGTTTAATGTGGTCGACACAAGCTCTTCCTCCTTCGTAAATGTTTATATGGATCGTACACAATCTAGAAGCGTTAAACAATGCGCGTAATTGATCTCTTTTTATCTGTAGTTGATATTTCTAAAAATTTAAAATATAAGAAAATATAAGATGGAGAATGTTGTTGGAAACGCATGTGTCTGTATATTGTAGCTAGTTAAGCGTTTTACTTTAGTGTTTAAATGCCGAATTTCATGAAAAGAGGGAAGTTTGTGAGTGAAATGTTAGAGGCAGTGCTTATGACTTTGGTGATGATATATTTCGAATAGTTGTGTCTAATAAAGTCTAGCGCTAGCTTTTGAGTATGAGCATGCCACGCTTTTTATATTACGAAGGAGAGGGATTTTAATAACAGGGTGGTGGGCTTCATGTATAAAGTGCTATTAGTTAATGATGAAGTATTGTGCGTAGCATCTAAAAACAGCAGCCCCGAGGATAGTTCTTTCTCGAAGGCTGCTGCTTGGTTTGTAAATCGTGATAAGTGATTAAGGGCGCAAGCTGTGCTCATATCCTTGGTTTAAGAGCTGAGATGCCGCTCCAGGATAGTCGTCGTATTTCGGAGGCTGTCCGCCCGGTTACCTGTTTTACCATTCTGGCAAAATGATGAGAGGTTTTGAAGCCACAGCGATGTGCGATTTCTGTGATGTTCAGTCCGGTGCTGGTTAATAGCTCGACTGCTCTTCCGATGCGGTAATTCCAAAGATAGGCAATGGGCGTGGTCTGCTCATATTGCTTAAACAGCCTGACCAAGTGTTCTGGGGACAGTCCTGCACGGTCGGCCAGCTCAGCCAAAGTCAATTCGTCCATATAATGCTCGTGGATTTGGGATAAAACCAAATAGATGGCAGGATGCTTCTCTTTTTGCAGGAGTACTCTTCTGGATTCGGTAGGGTAGAGATAAAGCGCAGCCAGTCCAAGACTGACGACTGCTGAATCCTCAGGCTGCGCATAGCGCTGAACGTTCAGCATGAGATCAAGCAGCCGGTTCATTTCTTCGGTGATCGGCAGGTACTCGGGCAATTGAGCGAGTCCAAGCTTTGTCTGCTCGGACAGGTCATTCAAATGAACTGCAATCCAGCGATGCCAGGTTTCTTCTGTTCGCGAGAAGGTGAAGGATT from Paenibacillus sp. FSL H8-0548 encodes the following:
- a CDS encoding fatty acid desaturase family protein, with the translated sequence MSTTLNHKRDYSLTGPENDLAQQKGLVAAEWYTSQIPRSKLKELMKRKDGPAIRDTIIWFCALAAAGFLAYFSWGTWWALPAFALYGVLYASPADSRWHECGHGTAFKTSWMNEAVYQIASFMILRPATPWRWSHSRHHTDTIIVGRDPEIVAPRPPVWHVILMEFFKLYGGPRDLKRMLLHCFGKLDGEEKEYIPASEIRKTCTESRIYILIFIAVIAACIYKGTILPAMFIVLPSFYGSFLVLMTGLSQHLGLYEDVLDHRLNTRTTYMNRILRFLYWNMNYHIEHHMFPMVPYHALPKLHEEMKHDCPVPSPSLGAALKEVFSALIRQRRDPSYTILRPLPATARPYVYGPSTEEKSNKI
- a CDS encoding AraC family transcriptional regulator yields the protein MSILPLDLSIQDIDNATAGSIVYPPGGRLGPRIQQDVQLVMLYTGEMCVEIDGRMLRIGPGHVVLLKPGCEESFTFSRTEETWHRWIAVHLNDLSEQTKLGLAQLPEYLPITEEMNRLLDLMLNVQRYAQPEDSAVVSLGLAALYLYPTESRRVLLQKEKHPAIYLVLSQIHEHYMDELTLAELADRAGLSPEHLVRLFKQYEQTTPIAYLWNYRIGRAVELLTSTGLNITEIAHRCGFKTSHHFARMVKQVTGRTASEIRRLSWSGISALKPRI